The genomic interval AACTGCACATTCACTATGCTGGCTGGAGCTAGGAGGGACATGACCACAGACATAGACACTCCACTCTATGCAAAGCCTTCAGGGAGGGAGTGCTGGACATGCAGGCTGTGCTTCAAGAGCCCAGTGTTTTGAAAAGCAGCACACAAGCAGCCACCATCTTTGGATGCCAGGAGCCAGAGCCCCATTTGCAAGACTTCAGGCCACGTCATGTAGCCAAGATTCACTAACTTCACTAACGTCCCTAAGGCGTTTTTTTGTGGATCGGGTCTTGAagtcgtgatcctcctgcctcagcctccaggagttggaggcatgcaccactgtgcctggcttactggGGAGGTTTAAGTGGCGAGGCTTCAACCTTAAGGTTGAAGGGTGTTCTCACCACCAATGCCTGACAACTGTGAATCTAAAATTGGCCTCAAGTTATGGAAATGGGCAGGATGACCACAGCCCCAAGGCCAGAGGCACAAGGACAGCTTGCTCCAAGTGTACACTGGCAACTCACCTAAGCTCAACCCTCCACTTGCCCACAGTCCTGACCTGATTTTACCAAAAACAACCCAGAAATTGTTCCTTAGTGGCATGTCAGCAGCCAGGAAACCAATCTTCTTTGCAAGTGGTTTATTTTGGGAAATCTTTGCTCTTTCCAGGACATTTCATGATTTAGAAAACCCAAAGTTCACTCGGGTTTGAAATTACCTTTTTCAATAcacattttaataatgaaaaacgctccattttttccccatttagacaTGATACTTATTTCTTAAGTTACTTTgttcaaataaaacaatttctaGTATTAACTGTGCAGAATAAAGCCTCCAACACTTTCTCCTTGGGTGCTGACTTCTTACAGCATGGGAGAACCCTTTCTGTTTGTCTCCACAGAACAGAATTGTAACCCACATACAGTAGACAATCTGCTGTGCGGCCGACCTGACTTTTCACAGAACCAAGATCTATGCTCACTATTTCTACAGCAAATActagaaatgacagaaaattcAGGCAAAGTAATATATTTTGCAACAATTTTCTTCCAATGAATGACTTATAAGTACTTCCCCACCACACACTGAACAGGTAAGCAGTGTCCAAATTTTAACTGTTACATGAGACAAAATGTCATAGATTCTTGCATTTTATGTTACAAACGTGTCATTCCAATTATAGGAAAACTTTATTTCACAGGATGCTGACACCTGGTTCTGAACACAGCATACACAGCAAATTGGATTTTAAAACCAATCTGTTCATGAAAGCTTATATAGTAACTACATTAAATCTTATTTTTGCTAAAAAGTGATCATGTCTACCTTCTTCCAAGGCAGGATATTGTCTAAATATAATCAGACATTTAAGAACTTTGCAACTGGACTAGAATAAGCAGCTCTTAATGAGATTCCTAAATGGCATAGCAGTTTTGATGGACTAACTCCTCAGACAAGACAGATCTAATTTCTCTCTTCCCCAATTCATCTTTACACATGGGAACCATGCAAGATAAAGGCTCAATCTGATAAGGCTTCACATCCTACTGTGCATTCTGGTAGTGTTCTTGGCTACTGTTTTATTTACACTACCTACAAGTATTCTTTGGGGTGATGGACACCAAAAGCTCTTGTGTCCTTCTCCTTAAACTACCTCTAAAAGTTTGGGAGTACTTGGAAAGCAGCAAGTAAACACAAAACATCTTCCTGGAGTACTGATTTTGGACATTTAACATCAAGAATAAAGGCAAAGTGAAATTCACACTCACTTCTAACAGAACTTCAAGAGGCCCAACTTCTGAATGCTCATCTTAAAAGGGGGGTCAGTCACCTTTGCCATCAAGTAAAAGCAACCACCaccttttaaaatgtctattatcTTTATGCTGACAGGTCTCCTGAGGTCTGAAGTTTTTCCCCAAGTGACCTTGTCTGGCCAGGACGAAGATGGGGCAGACATTGTGCTAGCCCAACTGAACCATCACTATTTACACCTCAATTCCTGACCAGTCACATCCAGTTTGTGTGATATGAATCAAACAGGCATAAAGGCAGACACAAAGATTTTAAGTTAAGTCACACAGCAATGACACTTTAAGAACTAAGATGGCACAAGCTGCCCTACTCTACTGGTTCTGAGTGCTTATAAACAAGGGAGGAATTCACTTGCTTAGATATTTGAAATACAACTTTATTCTGATTCTAAACGAAAAGGAATGGGAATGACAGTAACAAACAAGATTCACCACTGAATATTGTGATGTGACTGTAGCAGTCATATTCAAAACTCAAGAAGGAAACAACTGCGTTCCAAACAGCTAAATATGCAGGTccaaaaaatgaaggtattttttttaactgccaCATTCGCTCCGAAGCCCATTCATCTCCTTCAGCATTCCACAAATGAAGCACATGTCTGCTTAGCTAGATTTTAGTAAAGTGGCACACACGCGGCACCGCTGACGTCACAGGACAGTTGCCTATAAAACTAGACTTCTGACGCCGGGCTCCAGCTTCATCTTCTCACAGGTCATCATCCTCATCTGGTAGAGCAGTTGTCTGAGCAACCtagagaagaaatggagaaatcaaAACATTCCAGATTAAAACTGTCAGGATCCAAAAGAAATCTAAGCATTAGCCACAATAACAACAAGATACCTCTAAATCGTGCTCGTACTGCGCCGCCAAAGCAGGGTCCATGACAACCTCTGGTGGGGCAAGAGCAGGCATGGCAACAAACTCCAAGTTAGGGTCTCCAATGAGCTTTCTAGCGAGCCAGAGGAAAGGCTTTTCAAAGTTGTAGTTACTTTTGGCTGAGATGTCATAGtactatttaaaacaaagaagaaacttTTAAGAAACTCACCACTGAAACAATGCTCATTCATCCTGAGAACATCCAAGCTAACATTCTTTCACCCATAGTAATACAACCGTCAACTCCTCCAATCTTATCTAACTTGTAACTCTGTAAGTTGGCGCTAATATACCTGAAGATTCTTCTTTCGGTGGAAGACAATAGACTTTGCCTTCACTTTCCTGTCCTTAATGTCCACTTTGTTGCCACACAATACGATGGGGATGTTTTCACACACTCGTACCAGATCTCTATGCCAGTTAGGCACGTTCTTGTAAGTAACTCTTGATGTCACATCAAACATTATAATGGCACACTGGGCTGAAAAACATTTATGGCAATCAACACAATCCTAGTTTACCACACAAGCATGGAAGAACCACAAGACTAAAGTTCAATTAATTTTCATCAGCTCTGGGTTATCCCTATACACTCGATTTAAAAATCCCTTCTTCCAAtgctaaaaatgtaaattttaagacacaatattgatt from Urocitellus parryii isolate mUroPar1 chromosome 3, mUroPar1.hap1, whole genome shotgun sequence carries:
- the Ran gene encoding GTP-binding nuclear protein Ran encodes the protein MAAQGEPQVQFKLVLVGDGGTGKTTFVKRHLTGEFEKKYVATLGVEVHPLVFHTNRGPIKFNVWDTAGQEKFGGLRDGYYIQAQCAIIMFDVTSRVTYKNVPNWHRDLVRVCENIPIVLCGNKVDIKDRKVKAKSIVFHRKKNLQYYDISAKSNYNFEKPFLWLARKLIGDPNLEFVAMPALAPPEVVMDPALAAQYEHDLEVAQTTALPDEDDDL